The following proteins come from a genomic window of Vicinamibacterales bacterium:
- a CDS encoding DUF3788 family protein, translated as MALSVFADRSKKPSPAALTAALGRKAPQWDHAIEQIAGRIGPVTTEWGFSSKSTGWGLRVKRGDRIIAYLTPCDGHFLASFALGRAAVAEARAARLPQHVLDAVDSAQKYAEGTGLRFAVSTAADVRAVAAVAAIKNQN; from the coding sequence ATGGCCCTGAGCGTCTTCGCCGACAGGTCGAAGAAGCCGTCGCCGGCCGCCCTCACGGCCGCCCTCGGGCGGAAGGCGCCACAGTGGGACCATGCGATCGAACAGATTGCGGGCCGCATCGGGCCCGTGACCACTGAATGGGGCTTCTCCAGCAAGAGCACCGGCTGGGGCCTGCGCGTGAAGCGCGGCGACCGCATCATCGCCTACCTCACGCCGTGCGATGGCCACTTCCTGGCCTCGTTTGCGCTCGGCAGGGCGGCGGTGGCGGAAGCGCGCGCGGCGCGCCTCCCTCAGCACGTCCTCGACGCTGTTGACAGCGCCCAGAAGTACGCCGAAGGCACGGGCCTCCGCTTCGCCGTGTCGACGGCCGCGGACGTTCGCGCGGTCGCGGCCGTCGCGGCGATCAAGAATCAGAACTGA
- a CDS encoding SDR family NAD(P)-dependent oxidoreductase, with product MFRLDGKTIAVIGAGSGIGQAVALGVAQQGGHTICLDINAANAAATADMIARAGGSAAAGVVDIADETSVRDALANALHHRTGLDGLVCTPAINVRKSILNYTGEEFDRVVRVNLRGNFNVLQAAGQLMVLQKSGSIVLFSSIRSLVTEPGQSVYSMTKAGIVQLVRTAATEWGELGVRVNAVGPGVIETPLTAPIKAQPEWYKAYADKTPMKRWAQASEMAGPTVFLLSDAASYVTGTILFADGGWLANDGRFTPPGM from the coding sequence ATGTTTCGATTAGACGGGAAAACCATTGCCGTCATTGGCGCCGGCTCGGGCATCGGCCAGGCCGTGGCCCTCGGTGTCGCGCAGCAGGGCGGACACACCATCTGCCTCGACATCAACGCCGCCAACGCGGCCGCCACCGCGGACATGATCGCCAGGGCCGGCGGCTCCGCCGCGGCCGGCGTCGTCGACATCGCCGACGAGACGTCGGTGCGCGACGCCCTCGCCAACGCCCTGCACCACCGGACCGGGCTCGACGGCCTCGTCTGCACGCCGGCCATCAATGTCAGGAAGTCGATCCTCAACTACACCGGCGAGGAGTTCGACCGCGTGGTCCGCGTCAACCTGCGCGGCAACTTCAACGTGCTCCAGGCCGCCGGCCAGCTCATGGTCCTGCAGAAGTCCGGCAGCATCGTGCTGTTCTCGTCGATTCGCTCGCTTGTGACCGAGCCCGGGCAGTCGGTCTACTCGATGACCAAGGCCGGCATCGTGCAACTGGTGCGGACCGCGGCCACCGAGTGGGGCGAACTGGGCGTGCGCGTCAACGCCGTGGGACCGGGCGTGATCGAAACGCCACTCACGGCGCCGATCAAGGCGCAGCCCGAGTGGTACAAGGCCTATGCCGACAAGACGCCGATGAAGCGCTGGGCCCAGGCCTCCGAGATGGCGGGGCCGACCGTGTTCCTGCTGTCGGACGCCGCCAGCTACGTCACCGGCACCATCCTGTTCGCCGACGGCGGCTGGCTCGCCAACGACGGGCGGTTCACGCCGCCGGGAATGTGA
- a CDS encoding acetylornithine deacetylase/succinyl-diaminopimelate desuccinylase family protein: MRASETDRIIAEVDRAAGEIVDFASRLVRIPTVNPPGEEYEACANTIGDQLRAHGAEVQLLPAIGRVEHTARHPRINVVGRYEGAARGPAIHLNGHFDVVPAGQGWTRDPFGGQIIDGRLYGRGSCDMKAGLAAAVFAAAAIRRAGVAHQAPIEISGTVDEESGGFAGVAWLAENRWISRERTKAVIIPEPFGVDRICVGHRGVYWFEVIAEGRIAHGSMPYLGVSAIEGMSHLMDLVRDELGPALAGRVTTMPVVPEGSRHATINVNGIEGGQPVDESPSPCVADRCRAVFDRRFLLEEGLERTRAEVAALVAKAQAKMPEVRFAIEDRMIVEPTRAPEDAPVIAALTAAIARVVGRPAALVASPGTYDQKHVARIAGVPHCVAYGPGELDLAHQPDEYCSIADIVMATKVLALAVLTLAE; the protein is encoded by the coding sequence GTGCGTGCTTCGGAGACCGATCGCATCATCGCGGAAGTTGACCGCGCCGCCGGCGAGATCGTCGATTTCGCCTCGCGGCTGGTGCGCATCCCCACCGTGAACCCGCCAGGTGAGGAGTACGAAGCCTGCGCCAACACGATTGGCGATCAACTACGCGCGCACGGGGCGGAGGTCCAGTTGCTGCCGGCCATTGGCCGCGTCGAGCACACCGCGCGCCACCCGCGCATCAACGTGGTGGGTCGCTACGAGGGCGCCGCCAGGGGCCCCGCCATTCACCTGAACGGCCATTTCGATGTCGTGCCCGCCGGACAGGGGTGGACGCGCGATCCGTTCGGCGGCCAGATCATCGACGGGCGGCTCTACGGCCGCGGGTCCTGCGACATGAAGGCAGGCCTGGCGGCGGCGGTGTTTGCGGCGGCGGCCATCCGGCGGGCCGGCGTCGCGCACCAGGCGCCGATTGAGATCAGCGGCACCGTGGACGAGGAAAGCGGCGGCTTCGCCGGTGTGGCGTGGCTCGCCGAGAACCGCTGGATCTCCCGCGAGCGGACCAAGGCGGTGATTATCCCCGAGCCCTTCGGCGTCGATCGCATCTGTGTCGGTCATCGCGGCGTCTACTGGTTCGAAGTGATTGCCGAAGGCCGCATCGCCCACGGCAGCATGCCGTATCTCGGGGTGAGCGCCATCGAGGGCATGTCGCACCTGATGGACCTGGTCCGCGACGAGCTCGGGCCGGCGCTGGCCGGGCGCGTCACCACCATGCCGGTGGTGCCCGAAGGGTCGCGCCACGCCACCATCAACGTCAACGGCATCGAGGGCGGCCAGCCGGTGGACGAATCGCCGAGTCCCTGCGTGGCGGACCGCTGCCGCGCGGTGTTCGATCGCCGGTTCCTGCTGGAAGAGGGCCTCGAGCGGACGCGCGCGGAGGTCGCCGCGCTGGTGGCCAAGGCGCAGGCGAAGATGCCCGAGGTGCGCTTCGCGATTGAAGACCGGATGATCGTGGAACCGACCCGTGCCCCCGAAGACGCGCCGGTAATCGCGGCGCTCACCGCCGCCATTGCCCGCGTGGTGGGCCGTCCGGCGGCGCTGGTGGCCAGCCCGGGGACCTACGATCAGAAGCACGTCGCCCGCATCGCCGGCGTCCCGCACTGCGTGGCCTACGGCCCCGGCGAACTCGACCTGGCGCATCAGCCCGACGAGTACTGTTCGATTGCGGATATTGTGATGGCAACGAAAGTGTTGGCGCTGGCGGTGCTCACGCTGGCCGAATGA
- a CDS encoding heavy metal-binding domain-containing protein, translating into MATAARAALIAWLSLGLAACAVGRGPRAAVSPAAAYWCPMHPDVRGHAGERCPKCQMELVPASTVIGDAYAVDVELNPRLVAPRQKTRVRLHVREPGTGATVKRFDVVHEKVFHLFVISRDLEYFTHVHPVLRADGALDVDIELPRAGLYQLVADFVPAGGPPQVVQKSIITAGHEGPLLGDLVLTADTDDKVIAGTRVRLGMREAMAGGQRLMTFELLDEASGRPASGLEPYLGATGHLVLMSADMSVASHSHPVAERAALPSSVAFQVLFPRAGTYRVWVQFQRSGKVMTASFTIPVQDRYRTGT; encoded by the coding sequence ATGGCCACCGCCGCCAGGGCAGCCCTCATCGCCTGGCTCTCGTTGGGTCTCGCGGCATGCGCCGTGGGCCGTGGGCCGCGGGCTGCCGTGTCGCCGGCGGCGGCGTATTGGTGCCCGATGCATCCGGACGTCCGCGGCCACGCCGGCGAGCGCTGTCCGAAATGCCAGATGGAACTGGTACCCGCTTCCACCGTCATCGGCGACGCCTATGCGGTGGATGTCGAGCTGAACCCGCGGCTCGTGGCACCGCGGCAGAAGACGCGGGTCCGCCTCCACGTTCGAGAGCCCGGCACCGGCGCCACCGTCAAGCGGTTCGACGTCGTGCACGAGAAGGTCTTTCACCTGTTCGTGATCAGCCGCGACCTGGAGTACTTCACCCACGTGCATCCGGTGCTCCGCGCCGACGGCGCGCTCGACGTCGACATCGAGCTGCCGCGGGCAGGGCTCTACCAGCTGGTCGCGGATTTCGTGCCCGCCGGCGGTCCGCCGCAGGTGGTGCAGAAGTCGATCATCACCGCCGGCCACGAGGGCCCGCTGCTCGGCGACCTGGTGCTGACGGCAGACACGGACGACAAGGTGATCGCGGGAACGCGCGTCCGTCTGGGCATGCGCGAGGCGATGGCCGGCGGCCAGCGGCTGATGACCTTCGAGTTGCTGGACGAGGCGAGCGGCAGGCCGGCGTCAGGCCTCGAGCCCTACCTGGGCGCCACGGGACACCTCGTGCTGATGAGCGCCGACATGAGCGTGGCCTCGCACAGCCATCCGGTCGCCGAGCGCGCAGCGCTGCCGTCGTCGGTGGCCTTCCAGGTGCTGTTTCCGCGCGCCGGGACCTACCGCGTGTGGGTGCAGTTCCAGCGCTCGGGCAAGGTGATGACCGCGTCGTTCACGATCCCGGTGCAAGATCGCTATCGCACCGGCACGTAG
- a CDS encoding radical SAM protein, with translation MHAPIKYAEKGLSIAANGLWQVFSQLNKISPNPSMTPRWSDQPLLKSHQKTKPPLGWPRQTDSLCPTCVREARQAILDGTRPLETLLNDKVGEIKAVIDEKDGKIVMSKDCPIHGHFEDTMAIDTAFFKHLEEVFPGRDIRAHNDEKLHNHGSSTIKHGRGSVLTVDLTNRCNMMCDPCFMDANQVGFVHELTWEDIKTVLDNAITIKPKRQMSVQFSGGEPTLSPYFLDAVRYARKVGYSSVQAATNGIEFAKSPDFSKAAAEAGLRYAYLQFDGIGNAANSHRRVGNLFDVKLRAIENLHTAGVEIVPVVTIVNGVNNEQVGRIIEFALDNPKRINFLSFQPVSFTGRDEEVTPERRAAQRYTLSHLAHDVKNQTGLGEPVRDWFPISFVGTFTDWGDVVKGPDNEWGNLTCGCHPNCGIGMAVMIDKETKEAVPVTAFLRAEQLAADVAQVNDAARGRFLTIAGMALALARNYDSFKSPTHFKLSDLLQKFDKTFGATKRDYGRVDGDRTRADIDKRRADRWNFLFIAGMWFQDLFNYDFRRTEMCIIPYATQMGEISFCAYNTGIGWRNIIEKMHMTATLTKWYDEHGRHEIFAGNKSVPLSSNEHTLKLNAEAVAAGIQTDLDDLGIAKNSRDEKIAAQKKKNMTPEELRHHAEMEKLYRKEVLKEQPGVPVLQIQGLKKAQQPAPTH, from the coding sequence ATGCACGCGCCAATCAAGTACGCGGAAAAAGGTTTGTCGATCGCAGCCAACGGCCTTTGGCAGGTCTTCTCTCAACTCAACAAGATCAGCCCCAACCCCTCGATGACGCCGAGGTGGTCGGACCAGCCGCTGCTGAAGTCGCACCAGAAGACCAAGCCGCCACTCGGTTGGCCGCGGCAGACCGATTCGCTGTGCCCGACCTGCGTGCGCGAAGCGCGCCAGGCCATTCTCGACGGCACGCGCCCGCTCGAGACCCTGCTCAACGACAAGGTCGGCGAGATCAAGGCCGTGATCGACGAGAAGGACGGCAAGATCGTGATGTCGAAGGACTGCCCCATCCACGGGCACTTCGAAGACACGATGGCCATCGACACCGCCTTCTTCAAGCACCTCGAGGAGGTGTTTCCCGGCCGCGACATCCGCGCCCACAACGACGAGAAGCTCCACAACCACGGCAGCTCGACGATCAAGCACGGCCGCGGCTCGGTGCTGACGGTTGACCTGACCAACCGCTGCAACATGATGTGCGACCCGTGCTTCATGGACGCCAACCAGGTGGGCTTCGTGCACGAGCTGACCTGGGAAGACATCAAGACGGTGCTCGACAACGCCATCACCATCAAGCCCAAGCGGCAGATGTCGGTGCAGTTCTCGGGTGGCGAGCCGACGCTTTCGCCCTACTTCCTCGACGCGGTGCGCTACGCGCGCAAGGTCGGCTACTCGTCGGTGCAGGCCGCCACCAACGGCATCGAATTCGCCAAGAGCCCCGACTTCTCCAAGGCGGCGGCTGAAGCGGGCCTGCGCTACGCCTACCTGCAGTTCGACGGCATCGGCAACGCCGCCAACTCGCACCGTCGTGTCGGCAACCTGTTCGACGTCAAGCTGCGCGCGATCGAGAACCTTCACACCGCCGGGGTCGAAATCGTGCCGGTCGTGACGATTGTCAACGGCGTCAACAACGAGCAGGTCGGCCGCATCATCGAGTTCGCGCTCGACAACCCGAAACGGATCAACTTCCTGTCGTTCCAGCCGGTGAGCTTCACCGGCCGCGACGAGGAAGTCACGCCGGAGCGCCGTGCCGCGCAGCGCTACACGCTGTCGCACCTGGCGCACGACGTCAAGAACCAGACCGGGCTCGGCGAGCCGGTGCGCGACTGGTTCCCGATCTCGTTCGTGGGCACCTTCACCGACTGGGGCGACGTGGTCAAGGGGCCCGACAACGAATGGGGCAACCTGACCTGCGGCTGCCACCCCAATTGCGGCATCGGCATGGCCGTGATGATCGACAAGGAAACCAAGGAGGCGGTGCCGGTCACGGCGTTCCTCAGGGCGGAACAGCTGGCGGCTGACGTCGCGCAGGTCAACGATGCCGCCCGCGGCAGGTTCCTGACCATCGCCGGCATGGCGCTGGCGCTGGCCCGCAACTACGACTCGTTCAAGTCGCCGACGCACTTCAAGCTGAGCGACCTGCTGCAGAAGTTCGACAAGACCTTCGGCGCCACCAAGCGCGACTACGGCAGAGTGGACGGCGACCGCACCCGGGCCGACATCGACAAGCGGCGCGCGGATCGCTGGAACTTTCTGTTCATCGCCGGGATGTGGTTCCAGGACCTGTTCAACTACGACTTCCGCCGCACCGAGATGTGCATCATCCCGTATGCGACGCAGATGGGCGAAATCTCCTTCTGCGCCTACAACACCGGCATCGGCTGGCGCAACATCATCGAGAAGATGCACATGACCGCCACGCTCACCAAGTGGTACGACGAGCACGGGCGCCACGAAATCTTCGCCGGCAACAAGTCGGTGCCGCTCAGCAGCAACGAGCACACCTTGAAGCTCAATGCCGAAGCGGTCGCCGCGGGCATTCAGACCGATCTCGACGATCTCGGGATTGCGAAGAACTCGCGCGACGAGAAGATCGCGGCGCAGAAGAAGAAGAACATGACCCCCGAAGAGCTGCGCCACCACGCGGAGATGGAGAAGCTCTATCGCAAGGAAGTGCTCAAGGAGCAGCCGGGCGTGCCGGTGCTGCAGATCCAGGGCCTCAAGAAGGCCCAGCAGCCAGCGCCGACGCACTGA
- the speB gene encoding agmatinase, translated as MPLTSTRPRPQLIGIPYDASSSFLRGSAAAPSLIRQAMWSPAGNFFTEKGADLTGLTDAGDLPLSDTPAKARDQIQLGIGALLASGFQPIALGGDHSITYPILRALITQRPTLTILHIDAHGDLYDEFEGDRYSHACPFARIMEECAGVTLVQAGIRTLTPHQREQVAKFDVNCLEMRHIAAGARPAIDGPVYISVDIDGLDPAFAPGVSHREPGGLSVRDVLTMIHALPGPIVGADVVEYNPSQDLGGVTAAVAAKIAREIAGQMMLG; from the coding sequence ATGCCCCTCACGTCAACTCGCCCGCGACCGCAACTCATCGGCATCCCCTACGACGCCAGTTCCTCGTTCTTGCGCGGGTCTGCGGCGGCGCCGTCGCTGATTCGCCAGGCGATGTGGTCGCCCGCGGGGAACTTTTTCACGGAGAAGGGCGCCGACCTCACCGGCCTGACCGACGCCGGCGACCTGCCGCTCTCGGACACGCCGGCGAAGGCGCGCGATCAAATTCAGCTCGGCATCGGCGCGCTGCTGGCGAGCGGCTTCCAACCCATCGCGCTCGGCGGCGACCACTCGATCACCTATCCAATCCTGCGCGCCCTCATCACGCAGCGCCCCACGCTGACCATTCTCCACATCGATGCCCATGGCGACCTCTATGACGAGTTCGAGGGCGACCGCTATTCGCATGCCTGCCCGTTTGCCCGGATCATGGAGGAGTGCGCGGGCGTGACGCTGGTGCAAGCCGGCATCCGCACGCTGACGCCGCATCAACGCGAGCAGGTGGCGAAGTTCGACGTCAACTGCCTCGAGATGCGCCACATCGCGGCGGGAGCCCGGCCGGCGATCGACGGCCCGGTCTACATCTCGGTGGACATCGACGGCCTCGACCCCGCGTTCGCGCCCGGCGTCTCCCACCGGGAGCCGGGCGGCCTCTCCGTCCGCGACGTGCTGACGATGATCCACGCGCTCCCCGGCCCGATCGTCGGCGCCGACGTCGTGGAATACAACCCGTCGCAGGACCTCGGCGGCGTGACAGCGGCGGTCGCCGCGAAAATCGCACGAGAGATCGCCGGCCAAATGATGCTCGGTTAG
- a CDS encoding aminotransferase class I/II-fold pyridoxal phosphate-dependent enzyme yields MRYTPSFTGVAESPMVQIATAAEQMPGSLKLCYGESDLPTPAFICEAADAALKAGHTFYTHTAGYAELRQAIAGKVHELHRVTYRPSEIMSTVGASMAIYAAIRAIVGPGDNAVVVSPAYAIFANSVIMAGGEPRPVPLARDGARFRLDLDRLRAAIDANTRMMIVNSPSNPTGWVASIAEQQALAELVAQHDLVLLADEVYERLVYDDGQDVAPSFARLAIDRDRLIVVNSFSKTYNMTGWRLGWAQASEATIKTMYRAVEFMTSNASAMVQQAGIVALRDGEPYIRELRDHYADRRADVMTALLSLPGVSLPEPQGAFYAFPRIEGLTDSPALTKELLQATGLALAPGAGFGTDGEGYVRMCFAATEATVADALARFTQWMSRREGPVCSRK; encoded by the coding sequence GTGCGCTACACGCCGTCGTTCACCGGCGTCGCCGAATCGCCGATGGTGCAGATCGCCACGGCCGCCGAGCAGATGCCCGGCTCGCTCAAGCTCTGCTACGGCGAGTCAGACCTGCCGACGCCGGCGTTCATTTGTGAAGCGGCGGACGCCGCGCTGAAGGCCGGACACACCTTCTACACGCACACCGCCGGCTACGCCGAACTGCGCCAGGCCATTGCCGGCAAGGTTCACGAACTCCACCGCGTGACGTATCGGCCGTCGGAGATCATGAGCACCGTCGGCGCGTCGATGGCCATCTACGCCGCCATCCGCGCCATCGTCGGTCCCGGCGACAACGCCGTGGTCGTCTCACCCGCCTACGCCATCTTCGCCAACAGCGTGATCATGGCCGGCGGCGAACCGCGCCCGGTGCCACTCGCGCGCGACGGCGCGCGCTTTCGCCTGGATCTCGATCGCCTGCGCGCCGCCATCGACGCCAACACGCGAATGATGATCGTCAACAGCCCATCGAATCCCACCGGCTGGGTCGCCTCCATCGCGGAGCAGCAGGCGCTCGCGGAGCTGGTGGCGCAACACGACCTCGTCCTCCTCGCCGATGAGGTCTACGAGCGGCTGGTCTACGACGACGGCCAGGACGTCGCGCCGTCGTTCGCGCGCCTCGCCATCGATCGCGACCGGCTAATCGTCGTCAACAGCTTCTCGAAGACCTACAACATGACCGGATGGCGGCTCGGCTGGGCGCAGGCCAGCGAGGCGACCATCAAGACGATGTACAGAGCTGTGGAGTTCATGACCTCGAACGCCTCGGCGATGGTGCAGCAGGCGGGCATCGTCGCGCTGCGCGACGGCGAGCCATACATCCGCGAACTGCGCGACCACTACGCCGATCGCCGCGCCGACGTGATGACGGCGCTATTGTCGCTGCCGGGCGTGTCGCTGCCGGAACCGCAGGGCGCCTTCTACGCGTTCCCACGGATCGAGGGCCTGACCGATTCCCCGGCGTTGACGAAGGAATTGCTGCAGGCCACGGGCCTGGCGCTGGCGCCGGGTGCAGGCTTTGGGACTGACGGCGAAGGCTACGTGCGGATGTGCTTCGCGGCGACCGAGGCGACCGTGGCCGATGCCCTGGCTCGATTCACGCAATGGATGTCGCGTCGAGAGGGGCCGGTATGCAGCCGAAAATAA
- a CDS encoding aminotransferase class III-fold pyridoxal phosphate-dependent enzyme, protein MTGQEMVALSKKHSLYEWSAQAHVDPIPVAKAKGIYFWTPEGKRYIDFNSQLMCVNIGHGDPRVIKAIQDQAATLAYANPFMATEPRARLGQKLAAISPGDIDVFFFTNGGAEANENAVRMARLVTGRHKILARYRSYHGGTGTSLTMTGDPRRWAMEPGMPGIIHVPHPHHGLKRGTDSGAEALAQLEEIIMFEGPQTIAGFVLETVTGTNGIHVPPDGYLEGVRELCTRHGILMICDEVMSGFGRTGEWFAVDHWKVVPDILTMAKGLTSAYVALGAVGVRQGIADHFQQKVLYGGLTYNSHPLGCAAALATIAVYEEDNLIARAKTMGVLMGKMLAELKAKHPCVGDVRSIGLFGLVELVKDRRTMEPLAPFNGTSPEMQALGKFFRDEGLYTFVRWNTFFTNPPLCITEAELAEAFAIIDKGLCVTDLAIS, encoded by the coding sequence ATGACCGGACAAGAAATGGTGGCGCTCTCGAAGAAGCACTCGCTCTACGAGTGGTCGGCGCAGGCGCACGTCGACCCCATTCCGGTGGCGAAGGCGAAGGGCATCTACTTCTGGACGCCCGAAGGCAAGCGCTACATCGACTTCAACAGCCAGTTGATGTGCGTGAACATCGGGCACGGCGACCCGCGTGTGATCAAGGCCATCCAGGACCAGGCCGCGACGTTGGCCTACGCCAACCCGTTCATGGCCACCGAGCCGCGCGCGAGGCTGGGGCAGAAGCTGGCCGCGATTTCGCCGGGCGACATCGACGTGTTCTTCTTCACCAATGGCGGCGCCGAAGCCAACGAGAACGCCGTGCGCATGGCCCGGCTGGTCACCGGCCGCCACAAGATCCTCGCGCGCTACCGGTCGTATCACGGCGGCACCGGCACCAGCCTGACCATGACCGGCGACCCGCGCCGGTGGGCGATGGAGCCGGGCATGCCCGGCATCATCCACGTGCCGCATCCGCACCATGGCCTGAAGCGCGGCACCGATTCGGGCGCTGAGGCGCTGGCGCAGCTCGAAGAGATCATCATGTTCGAGGGGCCGCAGACCATCGCCGGTTTCGTCCTCGAAACCGTGACCGGCACCAACGGCATCCACGTGCCGCCCGATGGCTACCTCGAAGGCGTCCGCGAGCTGTGCACCAGGCACGGCATCCTGATGATCTGCGACGAGGTGATGTCGGGCTTCGGCCGCACCGGCGAGTGGTTCGCCGTCGATCACTGGAAGGTGGTCCCCGACATCCTGACCATGGCCAAGGGCCTGACCAGCGCCTACGTGGCGCTCGGCGCGGTCGGGGTCCGGCAGGGCATCGCCGATCACTTCCAGCAGAAGGTGCTCTATGGCGGCCTCACCTACAACAGCCATCCGCTCGGCTGCGCCGCCGCGCTCGCCACCATCGCCGTTTACGAAGAAGACAACCTGATCGCCCGGGCCAAGACCATGGGCGTGTTGATGGGCAAGATGCTGGCGGAGTTGAAGGCGAAGCACCCGTGCGTGGGGGATGTGCGCTCGATCGGCCTGTTCGGCCTCGTCGAGCTGGTCAAGGATCGCAGGACCATGGAGCCGCTGGCGCCGTTCAACGGCACCTCGCCGGAGATGCAGGCGCTCGGCAAGTTCTTCCGCGACGAGGGGCTCTACACCTTCGTGCGGTGGAACACGTTCTTCACCAACCCGCCGCTGTGTATCACCGAGGCGGAGCTGGCGGAGGCGTTTGCGATCATCGACAAAGGGTTGTGCGTCACGGATTTGGCGATCTCGTGA